One part of the Rothia sp. ZJ932 genome encodes these proteins:
- the murG gene encoding undecaprenyldiphospho-muramoylpentapeptide beta-N-acetylglucosaminyltransferase: protein MSKAPSVVLAGGGTAGHISPMLAIAAALTAEVPEAKLHMVGTPESMEARLVPEAGYEISFIPKVPFPRRPNLDALKFPLLFRTAIKEAARILDNAAADVVVGVGGYVCTPLYLAAQKKGIPVVIHEGNAKPGLANKVGAKKAAMVGTAFDNTPIAGARYVGMPMREEIATLDRAATRASARQELGLDADLPTLIVTGGSLGALSLNKTLKIVVPNLEEWGFQVLHITGRGKTVLGEDGQPLTVPHYHQVEFINGMQKVYAAADLLVVRAGAATVCEVAAVGIPAIFVPLPIGNGEQELNARALVDSGAAVLVKDSEFTPEWFSATVPTLIKSSDALAEMGSKSYTHGIRNAAQMMAHEILKAAQA, encoded by the coding sequence ATGAGCAAAGCACCCTCAGTAGTTCTAGCTGGCGGTGGAACAGCAGGGCACATTAGTCCCATGCTTGCCATCGCAGCGGCACTTACCGCAGAGGTACCCGAGGCTAAACTGCACATGGTGGGTACGCCTGAGAGCATGGAAGCTCGCTTGGTTCCTGAAGCGGGCTACGAGATCTCTTTCATCCCCAAAGTGCCCTTCCCTCGCCGTCCAAATCTTGATGCTCTGAAATTTCCCCTTCTTTTTCGTACTGCCATCAAAGAAGCAGCTCGCATACTGGATAACGCCGCTGCAGATGTTGTAGTGGGCGTGGGCGGCTATGTCTGCACCCCCCTATACCTGGCAGCCCAGAAAAAAGGCATTCCCGTCGTCATTCACGAGGGCAATGCTAAGCCCGGTCTTGCCAATAAGGTGGGCGCTAAAAAAGCTGCGATGGTTGGCACCGCTTTTGACAATACTCCGATCGCTGGGGCTCGCTATGTTGGCATGCCCATGCGCGAAGAAATCGCTACCCTTGACCGGGCAGCTACGCGCGCATCTGCCCGCCAGGAGCTGGGGCTTGACGCTGATTTGCCAACCCTCATTGTTACCGGAGGTTCGCTGGGGGCACTGAGCTTAAACAAGACCCTGAAGATAGTTGTGCCCAACCTTGAAGAGTGGGGTTTCCAGGTACTACACATTACCGGACGCGGCAAGACTGTACTCGGTGAAGACGGTCAGCCCCTAACTGTTCCCCATTACCATCAGGTGGAGTTCATCAACGGTATGCAGAAGGTCTATGCAGCTGCAGATCTGTTGGTAGTGCGTGCAGGCGCAGCAACAGTGTGCGAGGTTGCCGCCGTCGGTATTCCCGCTATTTTCGTCCCCCTGCCCATCGGCAACGGTGAACAAGAACTTAACGCACGAGCCCTCGTTGATTCAGGAGCTGCCGTTCTTGTGAAAGACTCTGAATTTACTCCTGAGTGGTTCTCAGCAACCGTACCCACCCTTATCAAGAGCTCTGATGCTCTCGCCGAGATGGGTAGCAAATCGTACACTCACGGTATCCGCAACGCAGCGCAGATGATGGCGCACGAAATTTTGAAAGCAGCACAAGCATGA